The Aedes albopictus strain Foshan chromosome 2, AalbF5, whole genome shotgun sequence region AAAGAGAGTGTTAAACAGTCTTTCGCATCaaacaaaacttttaaaatcttccatataaaagttgctacgcggtggaaaaaatgtaatatttctcgttacgtaatatttgaacgagcccTAACATGCTATTTGTATGGTTGAACATCCATTAATTACGCTTTGTAGGGAAAAGATAGAGGCCAGAAAAGTGTGACAAAAGTTTCAGAGGTTTCAAAAGAGCTCATTCTCCAttctgattgatttgtttttttttttttttttatagcatGGACCAACATGAAAATTACCCGCGAATTAGAGGAACGTGCCAGAATCGACGAAATCACTTTCCAAAAGGCAGGCAAAGGACCGCTAGTGAAGACCTACAAATACGACCCGACCGCCCCGCGACCCAGTAGCAACACCATCAGCGCGAAGAAACGGTAGACGCCTCCCAGAATGACCTTGTTGTGTAATATTGTATTAAAGAATACGAGAGAAAATAAGCCCAAACAAAAACCTTAAATAAAAATGTAGTTTATTGTTCTTAAAAAACAGTCACAGCTCTTAACAGAACTCTTTACCCTATCACCCTCTTACTCCATCGGAACGGCAATGCACTGATTGATGACCTCAATCAGGTGAGAGTTCTCCAGCGCGGCTGCGACCCGTTCCTTGTCCGCCAGCTGCTTATTGACGGCATTTTCCGAAGCGTGCGTTCCCGGATTGATTTCAACGGACACTTTGAAGCGCGGTGGCAACGCACGCAGCAACTTGACCCGAATCGACAGCCCAATCAACGTTGCCATACTGCAGTGCGGTATCGTCGGAGTGAACAGCACCTTGACCGTGCTCTTTTCATTGTCCACCTTGATGAGGCTCTGCTCTAGGACGTGCAGCTCTTCCAGGGTCAGCGGATGCTCCGGATCGTTGATGTTGCGGATGAGATCTGTGTTTTGGAACGTTATCATGAAGATCAGATTGTAGCCGAATCGTATTTTAAGCCTACCGAAAATTTCCCGCTCATCGAAGGGATCTACGACGTCGTCGTTCTCGTCATCTTTCGTCAGCCTTCGATCTTCGCACTTGCGGTAAACATGGGGATTGATATTTTCCAGCTCGGTCATTGCGTGTGGTGTCCTACAATGATAAATCTTCTGAATCACTTCTCAAAGATCTTAAATAAGTACATTATATTACAATCACtcaataattttataaaatttgcgtcgaaatccccgaaaaaacaaACAGAATGTTATGAATTTGCGACTCGCACTATCCTATTTTGACGTTTCTGTGACGACCTTGGCGCACATGTTTGATCTTTTTGCAGCGGCACCAAATGCAAGAGAGAGCTTTTTATGCTGAGGCGTTACGGTTTGCTGCCTCACGATACGGTGGGTGGTTCAATGCatgatggaggcgcatggtttgtTGTAAATATGTAAATATGTATGTACATTGTACAGCTATTCTATAAAAAACGATATgtatacaggcgtacctcgatagtacgtacaccaaaatttagttaacttttaatctacaaaaatgagttcgaatcattagtagacgtatagcagagactccgatactatgcatttgtgttatgcagactccttATATCTCTTGTCCGAGTACAGCAAGTTCGTGACTTAGGTGTTATCCTCGATCACGGTCTAACGTTCCGTTCTCATTACGACGAGATTATCTCTAGAGCGACCCGACAACTCGGATATATAATGAAGATTGCCAACGAATTCGAAGATCCTCACTGCTTGAAATCACTCTACTGCTCATTGGTGCGCTCAATACTGGAGTTTTCCGTCGTTGTTTGGTGTCCCTTCCAGAACACCTGGACAGCGcgcattgaaaatgtacaaaagaAGTTCGTGCGTTTTGCCCTGCGGAATCTACCTTGGCGCAAGGATCAACATTTGACTCCCTATGTCGACCGCTGCCAGCTTCTTGGGATTGACACTTTAGAAACGAGGCGCCATACCGCACAGGCTATGTATATTGCAAAGATCCTGAAGGGTAGCATCGACTCATCGGCACTCCTATCACAGATTAATTTGTACGCTCCTGCAAGATCGCTTCGAAGACGGGACATTTTGCGGCTGGATCGATGAAACAGTCGATACGGACAACACGATTCTGTACGGTTCATGTCGTCTACTTTTAACGAAGTTGCTTATCTGTTTGATTTCAATGTTTCCTTGACTTCCATGCAGCAACGCTTTACAATGCACTTTCGAAACCTAAACCAAGTGAACCATCAGCTATAAGTTACATGTTTAGTTTTAATTTTGACAATTGTTGTTTTTCCTCTTTTGTTTTGTAATTTGGTTTCATCcatttgtgtgtgtgtgtttttttttacttcattaaGACATAGTCAGATGAAGACTGGtattatataaataaataaataaacacggattttcattaatcagttttaaaataatgcgaaatgaaaggcatgaacgaatacgtttaatgtaatgattgcagtattctttgCTTTACATAGATgttttctgccagtcataatatctggcatcatcattctggcgttacatcccaactggggaggactgcttctcagcttagtagttgataagcacttgcacagttattaactaaacgtTTTCTTTACCAATAGAATGTTGTAATAGAATAAAAAagcacatgatggttctattttgcgtggtaataaaaaaactaaatttaacggcgaagaatgctctccaaaacataaatcaaacccatcaagttacttatctaaaccattgatttcagttcacttacttgcttttttttttcgttttccaataaataacgttttttttgcgatacgtatgaaatatttgacagttttccatgagtttggaaatttaaacaactttgagtaccgtagggcactgcaagccgcggttgctaaggaaaatgttcttagttttggatgtttcgtggctttgttgtttatgattcggacttaaaaaaatcgtcagcttatcatgagtggttggattGATTTCTAAAAGgggggtatgcgtgcgtgtgctgttttatcacttgatggtggcatggtggctcacctcatgaagtttcttctgggattccacaagaatacTATAAGGGACTcccctcgtgatttgtccacaaatttgctccagagctttcttctgggattccgtaaactgttaatgagattcttccagaagtttatttaggattccatcagaagttccctctggggttttccaggattttttttttctgagattccttaagaggaTCCGTCTGGAGTTCCGTCAAAAGCTCtttccaggattgttccaggaagttccacgagattcttccagagattcctggatttctgtagaaatcagtTCTGATTCCatcagcattactccttctaggattaccttagtaatttttcctgtaactcttccaggtattctttccgtggtttctctacaaactttttctagaatccctctaggatttatgtgattcttcaggaagctataactaagttgctttttcctgtgtttattcaaggaaatcctacaggaactacatgaggaattccataaacaaaatactccaaaaagttcataataaactccaggaggatttccattacaaacaattcctgacggagctcttggtagaaaccaaaaaaaaagtccctggatgatttctggaaagagttctcgaagatatccctgaatcagtttctgaaaaaaatcctagaagaagctctaagaggaatcccggaagaagttcttgaaaagtaattccccagaagaaattacctgaggaatcccggaaggaattttcgaaagaatcctggaaaaatcccagaaagattacctggtgaaattattgtaggaatctcagaaggaatacttgaatcagaagaagctccagaaaaaaacggaagaagttcctggagggatcttggAGAAGCATTTAGAGGAacactgaatgaagttcttgtcagggatcttgtaggatttctgaaagggtttcaggaggaattcctaaagaattcccagaagatacttCGAGAAGAATCTcatatgaaattccaggaataaatcttaAATGATTGttgcaaggattttttgaagaaaatctcggtaagaatttctgatatcatttccgaaagaactcctagagaaattctgggtgaagtcaagggtgcgaccattcatttgcaaagatttacatttatttgttattatctcagttcagaagcatgctatcgaaaaacaatgtatggatgaatttaactttgtagttttatctgaaagtttgccgaatagcattggggtcgcaaacgtataccaaagtcgtgagcgagctgtgaaggcaactctccacgcggtgaatgtaaatttcattcacgctgtggaatttatggtctcgggaccaaagacatactctgatttttttacttttatcataaaattcagaaatttggcgtaacatatcaaaaattcagagatgtatgttttttagtttttgagataggatcttcttttgaatatagagagtcatatatttcaaTACTAGCTGCTATAAAATTGCCTGATATTGTAAGTCATCAGaaaactatgccttgtattgcTTTTCTGATTGATTCCTAATGATTTTGGTATCCATAGTTTTATAAGGATTCTACATATAACATataaaaataaatgttttgtatgggaaaattatcgtttttctatggaatagcATATTCATGTATGGTAGCATAGAACATTGTTGGAATGGAATCGCTTTCTAGGGCTTGGTCGTGGACAgtggctttttcttcttctttatgactctacgtccccactgaggctaggcctgcctcgtttcaacctagtgttctttgagcacttccacagttattagttgaagggctttctttgcttttCATCGCATGAACTTATTTATATGAAGtggggcaagcacaatgatacactacaaAGCCTTAACCCCTTCAGTGGTCCGTGGACTATATTTTAGGGAGCATCCATGAATGACGTGGCTTTTGTTTTGGCTAATTGACAACACCCCGTTCCCCTTGTAGTCTATTGTTCCATAACATTTGGTGCATAATTGATTCAACGAATGCCgatgtctgatttgcacggcgaacaaggttAACACAAAGATTGgttctgatgatgatgattttgatCTACCATATATTGTAGCAAGGCATCTGCCCATAGCACtgaaataatctgaa contains the following coding sequences:
- the LOC134288527 gene encoding MIP18 family protein galla-2-like; amino-acid sequence: MTELENINPHVYRKCEDRRLTKDDENDDVVDPFDEREIFDLIRNINDPEHPLTLEELHVLEQSLIKVDNEKSTVKVLFTPTIPHCSMATLIGLSIRVKLLRALPPRFKVSVEINPGTHASENAVNKQLADKERVAAALENSHLIEVINQCIAVPME